The following coding sequences are from one Rhineura floridana isolate rRhiFlo1 chromosome 2, rRhiFlo1.hap2, whole genome shotgun sequence window:
- the SLC43A1 gene encoding large neutral amino acids transporter small subunit 3 isoform X2, producing MAPTLLQAYRRRWWMACTAVLENLFFSAVLLGWSSLLIMLKQEGFYSYICVDANGTNAANGTNAANSSAAADSSYSWPSCVEQEEMLNLGFTIGSFMLSAATLPLGIFMDRLGPRPLRLVGSASFALSCSVMALAASNPPVLSPLIFLGLSLNGFGGICLTFTSLTLPNMFGNLRSTFMALMIGSYASSAITFPGVKMINDSGVSFITIMLIWSGLACLIFLNCLINWPQESFPAPEEASYTKKIKLSSLALDHKLTGDQFYVHVTAVGQRLSQRAPHPDGGKEELYPSMQDLCRRDTESSQRAIPFRRSVCSPIFLWSLITMGMTQLRVMFYMAAMNKMLEFEVMGGRNMSLGAVCTPPTSLVMPLPEELKRKAEETVGFYSSIFGAMQLLCLLTCPFIGYVMDWHIKDCVDGPGSLNSAGSARTETKGKPTIVRYRKLQKLTNAICAFVITNLLLVGFGITCLINNLPLQYVTFILHTMVRGFFHSACGSLYAAVYPSNHFGTLTGLQSLISAVFALLLQPLFMAVVGPLCGDPFWVNLPLLIFSFMGFLLPGYLYFYRRRLLQELAAKKGIPDQANGAHLKLQDSAAANGLLSNDTTAI from the exons ATGGCGCCAACCCTGCTGCAGGCGTACCGCCGACGCTGGTGGATGGCCTGCACCGCAGTGCTGGAAAATCTCTTCTTCTCAGCAGTTCTGCTGGGCTGGAGCTCCTTGCTCATCATGCTCAAGCAGGAAGGATTCTACTCCTATATATGCGTAG ATGCAAATGGCACCAATGCCGCAAATGGCACCAATGCCGCAAATAGCTCAGCTGCAGCTGACTCGTCCTACTCTTGGCCCAGCTGCGTGGAACAGGAGGAGATGCTCAACCTGGGCTTCACCATTGGGTCCTTTATGCTGAGCGCCGCCACTTTGCCTCTGGGGATATTCATGGACCGGCTTGGCCCCAGGCCTCTCCGCCTGGTCGGCAG TGCCAGCTTTGCTCTTTCCTGTTCTGTCATGGCCTTGGCTGCCTCTAACCCACCAG TTCTTTCCCCGCTGATTTTCCTTGGCCTTTCCCTCAATGGCTTTGGTGGGATCTGCCTGACCTTCACCTCCTTAACC CTGCCCAACATGTTTGGAAATCTACGTTCTACCTTCATGGCACTCATGATTGGCTCATATGCTTCCTCCGCTATTACGTTTCCTGGTGTTAAG ATGATCAATGACAGTGGAGTTTCCTTCATCACCATTATGCTCATCTGGTCAGGCCTGGCTTGCCTCATCTTCCTCAATTGCTTGATCAACTGGCCCCAGGAATCCTTCCCAGCTCCCGAGGAAGCCAGCTACAC GAAGAAGATCAAACTGAGCAGCTTAGCTCTCGATCACAAGCTGACGGGTGACCAGTTCTATGTCCATGTGACTGCTGTGGGTCAGCGGCTGAGCCAGAGAGCACCACATCCGGATGGGGGCAAGGAGGAGCTCTACCCATCTATGCAGGACCTTTGCCGAAGGGACACAGAATCCTCTCAGC GCGCCATCCCCTTCCGCCGCAGCGTCTGCTCTCCCATCTTCCTGTGGAGTCTCATCACAATGGGCATGACCCAGCTGCGTGTTATGTTCTACATGGCAGCCATGAACAAGATGCTGGAGTTTGAGGTGATGGGCGGCAGGAACATGTCActtggtgcggtctgcaccccccccacctccctcgTGATGCCACTGCCAGAGGAGTTGAAGCGTAAAGCTGAGGAAACAG TTGGCTTCTACTCTTCCATCTTTGGTGCCATGCAGTTACTGTGCCTTCTCACCTGCCCCTTCATTGGCTATGTGATGGACTGGCACATAAAGGACTGTGTAGATGGGCCAGGAAGCCTGAACAGTGCCGGATCTGCTAG AACTGAGACGAAAGGAAAGCCAACCATAGTTCGTTACCGTAAGCTCCAGAAGCTCACCAATGCTATCTGTGCCTTCGTCATCACTAATCTGCTGCTGGTGGGGTTTGGTATCACTTGCCTAATCAACAACCTCCCTCTACAG TATGTGACCTTCATCCTTCACACCATGGTCCGTGGCTTTTTCCATTCTGCTTGTGGGAGCCTCTATGCCGCTGT GTATCCATCCAATCACTTTGGAACATTGACCGGTCTACAGTCATTGATCAGTGCTGTATTTGCTCTCCTCCTGCAGCCACTCTTCATGGCTGTGGTGGGGCCACTGTGTGGTGATCCTTTTTGG GTGAACcttcctctcctcatcttctcttTCATGGGCTTCCTGCTTCCTGGCTACCTCTACTTCTACCGCCGCAGGCTCCTCCAGGAactagcagcaaaaaaagggattCCAGACCAGGCTAATGGCGCCCACTTGAAACTCCAGGACAGTGCAGCAGCCAATGGCTTGCTGAGCAATGACACAACTGCTATATAA
- the SLC43A1 gene encoding large neutral amino acids transporter small subunit 3 isoform X1, producing MGGLRQPPDIFGVLELGEEGPLRPVRKREEREGSACVCVSPKWGSEPLKPGLRARRKMAPTLLQAYRRRWWMACTAVLENLFFSAVLLGWSSLLIMLKQEGFYSYICVDANGTNAANGTNAANSSAAADSSYSWPSCVEQEEMLNLGFTIGSFMLSAATLPLGIFMDRLGPRPLRLVGSASFALSCSVMALAASNPPVLSPLIFLGLSLNGFGGICLTFTSLTLPNMFGNLRSTFMALMIGSYASSAITFPGVKMINDSGVSFITIMLIWSGLACLIFLNCLINWPQESFPAPEEASYTKKIKLSSLALDHKLTGDQFYVHVTAVGQRLSQRAPHPDGGKEELYPSMQDLCRRDTESSQRAIPFRRSVCSPIFLWSLITMGMTQLRVMFYMAAMNKMLEFEVMGGRNMSLGAVCTPPTSLVMPLPEELKRKAEETVGFYSSIFGAMQLLCLLTCPFIGYVMDWHIKDCVDGPGSLNSAGSARTETKGKPTIVRYRKLQKLTNAICAFVITNLLLVGFGITCLINNLPLQYVTFILHTMVRGFFHSACGSLYAAVYPSNHFGTLTGLQSLISAVFALLLQPLFMAVVGPLCGDPFWVNLPLLIFSFMGFLLPGYLYFYRRRLLQELAAKKGIPDQANGAHLKLQDSAAANGLLSNDTTAI from the exons ATGGGTGGACTCCGTCAGCCGCCAGATATTTTCGGTGTGCTGGAGTTGGGGGAAGAAGGGCCGCTCAGGCCTGTCAGAAAGCGCGAAGAAAGAGAAGggagtgcgtgcgtgtgtgtgtcacCCAAATGGGGGTCGGAGCCGCTGAAG cctggtCTCAGAGCCAGAAGGAAGATGGCGCCAACCCTGCTGCAGGCGTACCGCCGACGCTGGTGGATGGCCTGCACCGCAGTGCTGGAAAATCTCTTCTTCTCAGCAGTTCTGCTGGGCTGGAGCTCCTTGCTCATCATGCTCAAGCAGGAAGGATTCTACTCCTATATATGCGTAG ATGCAAATGGCACCAATGCCGCAAATGGCACCAATGCCGCAAATAGCTCAGCTGCAGCTGACTCGTCCTACTCTTGGCCCAGCTGCGTGGAACAGGAGGAGATGCTCAACCTGGGCTTCACCATTGGGTCCTTTATGCTGAGCGCCGCCACTTTGCCTCTGGGGATATTCATGGACCGGCTTGGCCCCAGGCCTCTCCGCCTGGTCGGCAG TGCCAGCTTTGCTCTTTCCTGTTCTGTCATGGCCTTGGCTGCCTCTAACCCACCAG TTCTTTCCCCGCTGATTTTCCTTGGCCTTTCCCTCAATGGCTTTGGTGGGATCTGCCTGACCTTCACCTCCTTAACC CTGCCCAACATGTTTGGAAATCTACGTTCTACCTTCATGGCACTCATGATTGGCTCATATGCTTCCTCCGCTATTACGTTTCCTGGTGTTAAG ATGATCAATGACAGTGGAGTTTCCTTCATCACCATTATGCTCATCTGGTCAGGCCTGGCTTGCCTCATCTTCCTCAATTGCTTGATCAACTGGCCCCAGGAATCCTTCCCAGCTCCCGAGGAAGCCAGCTACAC GAAGAAGATCAAACTGAGCAGCTTAGCTCTCGATCACAAGCTGACGGGTGACCAGTTCTATGTCCATGTGACTGCTGTGGGTCAGCGGCTGAGCCAGAGAGCACCACATCCGGATGGGGGCAAGGAGGAGCTCTACCCATCTATGCAGGACCTTTGCCGAAGGGACACAGAATCCTCTCAGC GCGCCATCCCCTTCCGCCGCAGCGTCTGCTCTCCCATCTTCCTGTGGAGTCTCATCACAATGGGCATGACCCAGCTGCGTGTTATGTTCTACATGGCAGCCATGAACAAGATGCTGGAGTTTGAGGTGATGGGCGGCAGGAACATGTCActtggtgcggtctgcaccccccccacctccctcgTGATGCCACTGCCAGAGGAGTTGAAGCGTAAAGCTGAGGAAACAG TTGGCTTCTACTCTTCCATCTTTGGTGCCATGCAGTTACTGTGCCTTCTCACCTGCCCCTTCATTGGCTATGTGATGGACTGGCACATAAAGGACTGTGTAGATGGGCCAGGAAGCCTGAACAGTGCCGGATCTGCTAG AACTGAGACGAAAGGAAAGCCAACCATAGTTCGTTACCGTAAGCTCCAGAAGCTCACCAATGCTATCTGTGCCTTCGTCATCACTAATCTGCTGCTGGTGGGGTTTGGTATCACTTGCCTAATCAACAACCTCCCTCTACAG TATGTGACCTTCATCCTTCACACCATGGTCCGTGGCTTTTTCCATTCTGCTTGTGGGAGCCTCTATGCCGCTGT GTATCCATCCAATCACTTTGGAACATTGACCGGTCTACAGTCATTGATCAGTGCTGTATTTGCTCTCCTCCTGCAGCCACTCTTCATGGCTGTGGTGGGGCCACTGTGTGGTGATCCTTTTTGG GTGAACcttcctctcctcatcttctcttTCATGGGCTTCCTGCTTCCTGGCTACCTCTACTTCTACCGCCGCAGGCTCCTCCAGGAactagcagcaaaaaaagggattCCAGACCAGGCTAATGGCGCCCACTTGAAACTCCAGGACAGTGCAGCAGCCAATGGCTTGCTGAGCAATGACACAACTGCTATATAA
- the SLC43A1 gene encoding large neutral amino acids transporter small subunit 3 isoform X4, whose translation MYISPPPKGKLPLQVARHASFSGAADYLSAEGKKNRTTSTNNRRRTFQALSNLTPGGGQSQEIPLRPPLPASTLPAATHRKGRRDSIAARRRSGAEVLSPLIFLGLSLNGFGGICLTFTSLTLPNMFGNLRSTFMALMIGSYASSAITFPGVKMINDSGVSFITIMLIWSGLACLIFLNCLINWPQESFPAPEEASYTKKIKLSSLALDHKLTGDQFYVHVTAVGQRLSQRAPHPDGGKEELYPSMQDLCRRDTESSQRAIPFRRSVCSPIFLWSLITMGMTQLRVMFYMAAMNKMLEFEVMGGRNMSLGAVCTPPTSLVMPLPEELKRKAEETVGFYSSIFGAMQLLCLLTCPFIGYVMDWHIKDCVDGPGSLNSAGSARTETKGKPTIVRYRKLQKLTNAICAFVITNLLLVGFGITCLINNLPLQYVTFILHTMVRGFFHSACGSLYAAVYPSNHFGTLTGLQSLISAVFALLLQPLFMAVVGPLCGDPFWVNLPLLIFSFMGFLLPGYLYFYRRRLLQELAAKKGIPDQANGAHLKLQDSAAANGLLSNDTTAI comes from the exons ATGtatatctctccccccccaaaaggcaaacTGCCCCTGCAAGTGGCGCGGCATGCTTCTTTCTCCGGGGCGGCGGACTATCTCTCTGCAGAGGGCAAAAAGAACCGCACCACCAGTACCAACAACAGGCGACGGACTTTTCAAGCGCTGAGTAATCTTACCCCAGGAGGAGGGCAGAGTCAAGAGATTCCACTTCGCCCCCCCCTCCCCGCCAGCACTTTGCCGGCGGCAACTCATAGGAAAGGAAGGCGCGACTCCATTGCAGCCCGCCGGAGATCAGGAGCCGAGG TTCTTTCCCCGCTGATTTTCCTTGGCCTTTCCCTCAATGGCTTTGGTGGGATCTGCCTGACCTTCACCTCCTTAACC CTGCCCAACATGTTTGGAAATCTACGTTCTACCTTCATGGCACTCATGATTGGCTCATATGCTTCCTCCGCTATTACGTTTCCTGGTGTTAAG ATGATCAATGACAGTGGAGTTTCCTTCATCACCATTATGCTCATCTGGTCAGGCCTGGCTTGCCTCATCTTCCTCAATTGCTTGATCAACTGGCCCCAGGAATCCTTCCCAGCTCCCGAGGAAGCCAGCTACAC GAAGAAGATCAAACTGAGCAGCTTAGCTCTCGATCACAAGCTGACGGGTGACCAGTTCTATGTCCATGTGACTGCTGTGGGTCAGCGGCTGAGCCAGAGAGCACCACATCCGGATGGGGGCAAGGAGGAGCTCTACCCATCTATGCAGGACCTTTGCCGAAGGGACACAGAATCCTCTCAGC GCGCCATCCCCTTCCGCCGCAGCGTCTGCTCTCCCATCTTCCTGTGGAGTCTCATCACAATGGGCATGACCCAGCTGCGTGTTATGTTCTACATGGCAGCCATGAACAAGATGCTGGAGTTTGAGGTGATGGGCGGCAGGAACATGTCActtggtgcggtctgcaccccccccacctccctcgTGATGCCACTGCCAGAGGAGTTGAAGCGTAAAGCTGAGGAAACAG TTGGCTTCTACTCTTCCATCTTTGGTGCCATGCAGTTACTGTGCCTTCTCACCTGCCCCTTCATTGGCTATGTGATGGACTGGCACATAAAGGACTGTGTAGATGGGCCAGGAAGCCTGAACAGTGCCGGATCTGCTAG AACTGAGACGAAAGGAAAGCCAACCATAGTTCGTTACCGTAAGCTCCAGAAGCTCACCAATGCTATCTGTGCCTTCGTCATCACTAATCTGCTGCTGGTGGGGTTTGGTATCACTTGCCTAATCAACAACCTCCCTCTACAG TATGTGACCTTCATCCTTCACACCATGGTCCGTGGCTTTTTCCATTCTGCTTGTGGGAGCCTCTATGCCGCTGT GTATCCATCCAATCACTTTGGAACATTGACCGGTCTACAGTCATTGATCAGTGCTGTATTTGCTCTCCTCCTGCAGCCACTCTTCATGGCTGTGGTGGGGCCACTGTGTGGTGATCCTTTTTGG GTGAACcttcctctcctcatcttctcttTCATGGGCTTCCTGCTTCCTGGCTACCTCTACTTCTACCGCCGCAGGCTCCTCCAGGAactagcagcaaaaaaagggattCCAGACCAGGCTAATGGCGCCCACTTGAAACTCCAGGACAGTGCAGCAGCCAATGGCTTGCTGAGCAATGACACAACTGCTATATAA
- the SLC43A1 gene encoding large neutral amino acids transporter small subunit 3 isoform X3 has product MGGLRQPPDIFGVLELGEEGPLRPVRKREEREGSACVCVSPKWGSEPLKPGLRARRKMAPTLLQAYRRRWWMACTAVLENLFFSAVLLGWSSLLIMLKQEGFYSYICVDANGTNAANGTNAANSSAAADSSYSWPSCVEQEEMLNLGFTIGSFMLSAATLPLGIFMDRLGPRPLRLVGSASFALSCSVMALAASNPPVLSPLIFLGLSLNGFGGICLTFTSLTLPNMFGNLRSTFMALMIGSYASSAITFPGVKMINDSGVSFITIMLIWSGLACLIFLNCLINWPQESFPAPEEASYTKKIKLSSLALDHKLTGDQFYVHVTAVGQRLSQRAPHPDGGKEELYPSMQDLCRRDTESSQRAIPFRRSVCSPIFLWSLITMGMTQLRVMFYMAAMNKMLEFEVMGGRNMSLGAVCTPPTSLVMPLPEELKRKAEETVGFYSSIFGAMQLLCLLTCPFIGYVMDWHIKDCVDGPGSLNSAGSARTETKGKPTIVRYRKLQKLTNAICAFVITNLLLVGFGITCLINNLPLQYVTFILHTMVRGFFHSACGSLYAAVCSFLFGAAEQDGKLAGADGEEGAHYMHL; this is encoded by the exons ATGGGTGGACTCCGTCAGCCGCCAGATATTTTCGGTGTGCTGGAGTTGGGGGAAGAAGGGCCGCTCAGGCCTGTCAGAAAGCGCGAAGAAAGAGAAGggagtgcgtgcgtgtgtgtgtcacCCAAATGGGGGTCGGAGCCGCTGAAG cctggtCTCAGAGCCAGAAGGAAGATGGCGCCAACCCTGCTGCAGGCGTACCGCCGACGCTGGTGGATGGCCTGCACCGCAGTGCTGGAAAATCTCTTCTTCTCAGCAGTTCTGCTGGGCTGGAGCTCCTTGCTCATCATGCTCAAGCAGGAAGGATTCTACTCCTATATATGCGTAG ATGCAAATGGCACCAATGCCGCAAATGGCACCAATGCCGCAAATAGCTCAGCTGCAGCTGACTCGTCCTACTCTTGGCCCAGCTGCGTGGAACAGGAGGAGATGCTCAACCTGGGCTTCACCATTGGGTCCTTTATGCTGAGCGCCGCCACTTTGCCTCTGGGGATATTCATGGACCGGCTTGGCCCCAGGCCTCTCCGCCTGGTCGGCAG TGCCAGCTTTGCTCTTTCCTGTTCTGTCATGGCCTTGGCTGCCTCTAACCCACCAG TTCTTTCCCCGCTGATTTTCCTTGGCCTTTCCCTCAATGGCTTTGGTGGGATCTGCCTGACCTTCACCTCCTTAACC CTGCCCAACATGTTTGGAAATCTACGTTCTACCTTCATGGCACTCATGATTGGCTCATATGCTTCCTCCGCTATTACGTTTCCTGGTGTTAAG ATGATCAATGACAGTGGAGTTTCCTTCATCACCATTATGCTCATCTGGTCAGGCCTGGCTTGCCTCATCTTCCTCAATTGCTTGATCAACTGGCCCCAGGAATCCTTCCCAGCTCCCGAGGAAGCCAGCTACAC GAAGAAGATCAAACTGAGCAGCTTAGCTCTCGATCACAAGCTGACGGGTGACCAGTTCTATGTCCATGTGACTGCTGTGGGTCAGCGGCTGAGCCAGAGAGCACCACATCCGGATGGGGGCAAGGAGGAGCTCTACCCATCTATGCAGGACCTTTGCCGAAGGGACACAGAATCCTCTCAGC GCGCCATCCCCTTCCGCCGCAGCGTCTGCTCTCCCATCTTCCTGTGGAGTCTCATCACAATGGGCATGACCCAGCTGCGTGTTATGTTCTACATGGCAGCCATGAACAAGATGCTGGAGTTTGAGGTGATGGGCGGCAGGAACATGTCActtggtgcggtctgcaccccccccacctccctcgTGATGCCACTGCCAGAGGAGTTGAAGCGTAAAGCTGAGGAAACAG TTGGCTTCTACTCTTCCATCTTTGGTGCCATGCAGTTACTGTGCCTTCTCACCTGCCCCTTCATTGGCTATGTGATGGACTGGCACATAAAGGACTGTGTAGATGGGCCAGGAAGCCTGAACAGTGCCGGATCTGCTAG AACTGAGACGAAAGGAAAGCCAACCATAGTTCGTTACCGTAAGCTCCAGAAGCTCACCAATGCTATCTGTGCCTTCGTCATCACTAATCTGCTGCTGGTGGGGTTTGGTATCACTTGCCTAATCAACAACCTCCCTCTACAG TATGTGACCTTCATCCTTCACACCATGGTCCGTGGCTTTTTCCATTCTGCTTGTGGGAGCCTCTATGCCGCTGT TTGCAGCTTCCTTTTTGGAGCAGCAGAACAAGACGGCAAGCTTGCTGGTGCAGATGGGGAAGAGGGAGCGCATTACATGCATTTGTAA